From one Gloeocapsa sp. PCC 73106 genomic stretch:
- a CDS encoding PPC domain-containing protein, producing the protein METSSLQNFDSSSAVNSYSQLGSAVLNVQSQLEEFFTSSNAPTQLEYVYDITDFAAKEALLQDNSIDGLNFPQIEVLSEQAMQGALGAYSTEQNTIYLSEALLDPGQDGLLTRVLLEETGHFFDTLLNPGGDTSGDEGELFQNIVMGNSLSVSELTRIQSENDWGMINVNGANVLVEQNNSIGSATDLGAIAGSRSLTGYVGSDDTNDYYRFTVNDTSVNVGFSLDLTGLGADADLQLLNSSGTVINSSSAGGTTSDFIRTNLSAGTYYARVYQFSGNTNYNLRLETNGAGTNLDNARNLGVLAATQSFTDYVGPTSANDYYRFSLNNTSNFSLALNGMSADGDVQLLNSSGGVITSSTAGGSSAESISTTLGAGTYYVRVFPFNGAITNYNLSLGADGAGNSLGAARSIGALSATQRFFDYVGNNDTNDYYSFSLSNYSNFSLALSGMTADGDVQLLNSSGSVIASSAAGSTTAEFINTALGAGTYYVRVYPFGGANTNYELSLGATIINDNSRGAARNIGTLSGTRTFSDFVGSTDINDYYRFSLGSTRNFRLGLSGMTADGDVQLLNSSGGVISSSALGGSSSESISTTLGAGTYYVRVYPFGGANTNYNLSLTA; encoded by the coding sequence ATGGAAACTTCGTCATTACAAAATTTTGACTCATCTTCTGCAGTTAATAGCTATAGCCAACTCGGTTCTGCGGTGCTTAACGTACAAAGTCAGCTAGAAGAGTTTTTTACCTCCAGTAATGCTCCTACACAACTAGAATATGTTTACGATATCACCGATTTCGCCGCTAAAGAGGCTCTACTTCAAGATAACTCCATCGATGGACTCAATTTCCCTCAAATCGAAGTTTTATCTGAGCAAGCGATGCAGGGTGCACTTGGTGCTTACTCTACTGAACAAAATACCATCTATCTATCTGAAGCCTTACTAGATCCGGGGCAAGATGGTTTACTTACACGAGTATTACTCGAAGAAACTGGTCACTTTTTTGACACTTTGTTGAATCCAGGGGGAGATACCTCTGGAGACGAGGGCGAGTTATTTCAAAATATCGTGATGGGAAATAGCTTGAGCGTATCTGAGTTAACGCGGATTCAATCTGAAAATGATTGGGGTATGATTAATGTCAATGGTGCGAATGTTCTTGTCGAGCAAAATAATAGTATTGGTAGCGCAACGGACTTAGGCGCTATCGCCGGTAGCCGAAGCCTCACTGGGTATGTTGGTTCTGACGATACCAATGACTACTACCGCTTTACGGTAAATGATACCAGTGTTAACGTAGGCTTTTCATTAGATCTCACGGGTTTGGGCGCAGATGCTGACTTACAACTGCTCAACTCCTCGGGTACTGTCATTAATAGTTCCAGTGCAGGTGGAACCACCTCTGATTTTATCAGAACAAATCTGAGTGCGGGAACTTACTACGCCCGGGTTTATCAATTTAGTGGCAATACTAACTATAACTTGCGTTTAGAAACTAATGGTGCTGGTACTAACTTGGATAATGCCCGCAATCTTGGGGTTTTGGCTGCCACTCAGTCTTTCACTGACTATGTCGGACCTACCAGTGCCAATGACTATTACCGCTTTAGCTTAAATAATACTAGCAACTTTAGCTTGGCTCTCAATGGTATGAGCGCTGACGGTGACGTACAACTCCTGAATTCTTCTGGTGGTGTAATTACTAGTTCAACCGCGGGTGGATCAAGCGCTGAAAGTATCAGCACAACTTTGGGTGCGGGAACTTACTACGTACGCGTTTTTCCCTTTAATGGGGCTATTACCAACTATAACTTGAGTCTCGGTGCCGATGGAGCAGGTAATAGTCTTGGTGCCGCTCGTAGTATTGGTGCTCTTAGTGCTACACAAAGATTCTTTGACTATGTGGGCAATAACGATACCAATGATTATTACAGTTTTAGCTTAAGTAATTACAGCAACTTTAGCTTGGCTCTAAGTGGCATGACCGCTGACGGTGACGTACAACTACTGAATTCTTCCGGTAGTGTAATTGCTAGTTCAGCCGCGGGTAGTACGACCGCTGAATTTATCAACACAGCTTTGGGTGCGGGAACTTACTACGTACGGGTTTATCCTTTTGGCGGTGCTAATACTAACTATGAGTTGAGTCTCGGTGCTACCATAATCAATGACAATAGCCGCGGTGCTGCTCGCAATATCGGTACGTTAAGTGGTACTCGAACCTTCAGTGACTTTGTTGGTAGTACTGATATCAATGACTATTACCGCTTTAGCTTAGGTAGTACACGCAACTTCAGATTAGGTCTCAGTGGAATGACCGCTGACGGTGATGTACAACTACTGAACTCTTCTGGTGGTGTGATTAGTAGTTCAGCTTTAGGTGGTTCAAGTTCTGAAAGTATCAGTACAACCTTGGGTGCAGGAACTTACTACGTGCGTGTTTATCCTTTTGGGGGCGCTAATACTAACTATAACTTGAGTCTGACTGCATAA
- a CDS encoding CHAT domain-containing protein encodes MKNILLFSLVFILTIVTNLASSQEMCNSFNTCLELAQTNYESGQINTAKSVLENTLTQELSTVERTIILINLGLIEQEMGNFSQAERLIKQAKQLINSLEDSEHKSQLLAQSLDVQGQIEISSDNVEQALTTWKEAAKIYQNINNLTGLVNNQIYQIQALKSLGLYAQAYQNLNSLVQELSNYPDSPEKAKALHSLGDILRRIGLYEQSEAKLQESLAMAQKLSLPELESLNLLSLGKINTILENYPQALAYYQQVLELSPLLELQLQAQLNKLNLVIRQQEWEKTPNLIEDIERKITQLPKQPVSVDLRINFAEQLMQMKPELKDTNLIIAQLTTGIEIARAIAYIRGEAEATGKLGSLYEQYQQLTPAQTLTEKALLLSQSINALDLTYRWQWQLGRILAQQGKRDQSIIAYTQAVNTLKTLRQDLVAVSSEIEFSFREEVEPVYRELVDILLQPEASQQQIKQAREVIEALQLAELDNFFRDACLDTQSVQIDQLDTTAGVIYPIILAERLAVILAIPNQPLSYHDVDVSQTEIEKELNWLSAVLQNPKRQPRSQLLSQPYDWLIKPIEDKLTANGITTLVFVLDGDFRNIPPGVFFDGEQYLIEKYNIAIAPSLQLVNVQTSTLKNSPLLLAGLTEARQGFSELPGVQREINTIRDSTTADVLLNADFTKSQFEQLIQESPYDIVHLATHGKFSSRLEDTFILTWDDRIGIQDLTTLLDSDQKQLAPVELLVLSACQTALGDQRATLGLAGIAVRVGARSTIASLWEVGDESTSVLMQDFYNQLINQGNSKGKSLRNAQINLLQQQQYQHPYYWSAFILLGNWM; translated from the coding sequence ATGAAAAATATATTATTGTTTAGTCTAGTTTTTATCCTAACTATAGTTACTAATTTAGCTTCCTCACAGGAAATGTGTAATTCTTTTAACACTTGTCTAGAATTAGCTCAAACCAACTATGAATCTGGTCAAATTAATACGGCTAAATCAGTTTTAGAAAATACTTTAACTCAAGAATTATCTACAGTAGAAAGGACTATTATTTTAATTAACTTAGGGTTGATTGAGCAAGAAATGGGTAATTTTAGTCAAGCTGAACGTTTAATTAAGCAAGCTAAACAACTCATTAATTCTCTAGAAGATAGTGAACACAAATCACAATTACTCGCTCAAAGTTTAGACGTACAAGGTCAAATAGAAATCTCAAGCGATAACGTAGAACAAGCGTTAACAACCTGGAAAGAAGCAGCAAAAATTTATCAAAATATTAATAATTTAACGGGATTAGTTAATAATCAAATCTATCAAATACAAGCACTTAAATCTCTAGGACTATACGCACAAGCTTATCAGAATTTAAATAGTTTAGTACAGGAATTAAGTAATTATCCAGATAGTCCAGAAAAAGCAAAAGCCTTACATAGTTTAGGGGATATTTTACGTAGAATAGGACTATATGAGCAGTCAGAAGCCAAATTACAAGAAAGCTTAGCAATGGCTCAAAAATTATCGTTACCAGAGTTAGAGAGCCTTAATTTGTTGAGTTTGGGTAAAATTAATACAATTTTAGAAAATTATCCCCAAGCTTTAGCATACTATCAACAAGTACTAGAATTATCGCCGCTTTTAGAACTGCAGTTACAAGCGCAGTTAAATAAACTGAATTTAGTTATTAGACAACAAGAATGGGAGAAAACTCCAAATCTGATTGAAGATATCGAAAGGAAAATTACACAGCTACCTAAACAACCGGTAAGCGTTGATCTGCGGATTAATTTTGCAGAACAATTAATGCAAATGAAACCAGAATTGAAAGATACTAATCTGATTATCGCTCAACTGACAACAGGGATAGAAATAGCCAGAGCGATCGCCTATATTAGAGGAGAAGCAGAAGCAACTGGTAAACTGGGGTCACTCTATGAACAGTATCAGCAATTAACACCTGCGCAAACTCTCACAGAAAAAGCCCTATTATTATCCCAAAGTATCAACGCATTAGACTTAACCTATCGGTGGCAATGGCAACTAGGACGAATATTGGCACAACAAGGAAAAAGAGATCAGAGTATCATAGCTTATACTCAAGCGGTGAACACACTGAAGACTCTACGTCAGGATTTAGTCGCGGTTAGTTCAGAAATAGAGTTTTCTTTTCGAGAAGAGGTAGAACCAGTATATCGGGAATTGGTAGATATTCTCCTGCAACCAGAAGCTAGTCAACAGCAGATTAAACAAGCTAGAGAAGTGATCGAAGCTTTGCAACTCGCTGAATTAGATAACTTCTTTCGGGATGCTTGTTTAGATACCCAATCAGTACAAATAGACCAATTAGATACAACCGCAGGGGTAATTTATCCGATAATCTTAGCAGAGCGTTTAGCGGTAATTCTGGCGATACCCAATCAACCCCTAAGTTACCACGACGTAGATGTAAGTCAAACAGAAATAGAAAAAGAGTTAAATTGGTTGAGTGCTGTTTTACAAAACCCCAAACGTCAACCGCGATCGCAACTTCTGAGTCAACCCTATGACTGGCTAATTAAACCCATAGAAGATAAATTAACAGCCAATGGGATTACAACTCTAGTATTTGTCCTCGATGGAGACTTCAGAAACATTCCCCCGGGAGTCTTTTTTGATGGGGAACAATATTTGATCGAAAAGTATAACATTGCGATCGCTCCTAGTTTACAATTAGTAAACGTTCAAACCTCTACACTCAAAAATAGTCCTCTACTACTAGCAGGGTTAACAGAAGCGCGTCAAGGATTTTCCGAATTACCAGGTGTCCAGAGAGAAATCAACACCATCAGAGATTCAACCACAGCCGATGTACTTTTAAACGCTGATTTTACTAAGTCTCAATTTGAGCAACTAATCCAAGAATCCCCCTATGATATCGTTCACCTAGCGACTCACGGTAAATTTAGTTCGCGTTTAGAAGATACTTTTATCCTGACTTGGGACGATCGCATTGGTATACAGGATTTAACTACTCTACTTGATAGCGATCAAAAACAACTCGCACCTGTTGAATTACTCGTTTTAAGCGCTTGTCAAACAGCTTTAGGAGATCAAAGAGCAACCCTAGGACTAGCTGGTATAGCGGTTAGAGTAGGTGCGCGTAGTACAATAGCTTCTCTCTGGGAGGTTGGCGATGAGAGTACCTCCGTATTGATGCAAGACTTTTATAATCAGTTAATTAACCAGGGTAATAGTAAAGGGAAATCCCTCAGAAACGCTCAAATCAATCTTCTGCAACAGCAACAATACCAGCATCCCTACTATTGGTCTGCTTTTATTTTACTGGGTAATTGGATGTAG
- a CDS encoding ShlB/FhaC/HecB family hemolysin secretion/activation protein, which translates to MVLFILLRMMSVHHPLLKAIAWLLLLSWKTPVNAQVVPRPITPVPQFPPEVEVLPPLEEIFPPTEEVTPREVPTIPEIPTKIIIRQFVVVGSTVFTPRELAEVLEKYTNRPIAFAELLEAQTAVTQLYLNRGYLTSGAFIPPQSLQEGVVVMEVIEGKVETITITGLKRLNPEYIRSRLALATAGPLNQNELLKALQLLQLNPLIENLAAELTPGTDPNLSILKVRIEEAAAFSLELGLDNQRSPSVGSVRRLLTLNHRNLLGFGDNFRLRYYNTDGSNAIDELSYLFPINPYDGLVGFRFSYSDSDLIQEPLAQLDIDSQSHTYEFVYRQPVFKNTTEELAIGFNLAVENSNLTVPVLPTRSLQSEADITVFRFFQEYFIRDQRQVFAVFSQLNFAVNSSTVDLNGAETDNQFLLWRGQVQYLRNLNSFITFLSKVEMQFADTAIPSLEQFALGGVYRGRGYPENAILGDNGVFGSLELRFSIWTIPEINFNLQLVSFLDVGHVWNNADFSPETNTLSSAGVGIRLTAYERLNVSFEWGIPFVDFTTIGDSLQEQGLYFSIQYQILKF; encoded by the coding sequence ATGGTACTATTCATCTTACTCAGAATGATGTCTGTTCACCACCCTCTCCTTAAGGCGATCGCCTGGTTATTACTTTTAAGCTGGAAAACTCCTGTCAACGCTCAGGTTGTACCCAGACCAATTACTCCTGTACCTCAATTTCCCCCAGAGGTGGAGGTATTACCCCCTTTAGAGGAGATTTTTCCTCCTACCGAAGAGGTAACCCCCCGGGAAGTTCCCACAATTCCAGAAATCCCCACTAAGATCATAATTCGGCAATTCGTGGTGGTAGGGAGTACTGTATTTACCCCACGAGAGTTAGCAGAGGTACTAGAAAAATATACTAATCGTCCTATTGCTTTCGCGGAACTATTGGAAGCACAAACCGCTGTCACTCAATTATATCTGAATAGGGGTTATTTGACTTCGGGGGCTTTTATTCCTCCCCAATCTCTTCAAGAGGGTGTGGTGGTGATGGAAGTGATTGAGGGAAAAGTAGAAACAATTACGATCACTGGATTAAAGCGACTTAATCCTGAGTATATACGCAGTCGTTTAGCTTTAGCTACAGCAGGACCTTTGAATCAAAATGAGTTACTCAAAGCGTTACAGTTATTGCAGTTAAATCCCCTGATTGAAAACTTAGCTGCGGAATTGACTCCTGGAACCGATCCTAATTTGAGTATTCTGAAGGTTAGGATAGAGGAAGCTGCTGCTTTTTCTCTAGAATTAGGTCTAGATAATCAGCGATCGCCTAGTGTAGGATCGGTACGTCGTCTACTTACCCTCAACCATCGCAATCTTTTGGGATTTGGGGATAATTTCCGACTTCGCTACTATAACACCGACGGAAGTAATGCGATCGACGAGCTCAGTTATCTGTTTCCTATCAATCCCTACGATGGGTTAGTGGGATTTCGCTTTTCCTATAGCGATTCTGATCTCATTCAAGAACCTTTAGCGCAACTTGATATTGATTCTCAATCCCACACCTACGAGTTCGTCTATCGTCAACCAGTTTTTAAAAATACCACAGAAGAATTAGCAATCGGTTTTAATCTCGCTGTGGAAAACTCTAATTTAACGGTTCCAGTTTTACCCACTAGAAGTTTACAAAGTGAAGCGGATATCACCGTTTTTCGCTTTTTCCAAGAATACTTTATCAGAGATCAACGACAGGTTTTTGCAGTCTTTTCTCAGTTAAATTTTGCTGTCAACTCTTCCACCGTAGACTTAAATGGAGCAGAAACCGATAATCAGTTTTTACTTTGGCGTGGTCAAGTACAATATTTAAGAAACCTGAATAGTTTTATCACATTTTTGAGCAAAGTAGAAATGCAATTTGCTGATACAGCTATACCCAGTTTAGAACAGTTTGCTTTAGGTGGCGTATATAGAGGTAGAGGTTATCCTGAAAATGCGATCTTAGGAGATAATGGGGTTTTTGGTTCCCTTGAATTGCGCTTTTCTATTTGGACTATCCCGGAGATTAATTTTAACTTACAGTTGGTCTCATTTTTAGACGTGGGTCATGTTTGGAATAACGCTGATTTCTCTCCTGAGACTAACACTTTATCTTCAGCGGGAGTAGGGATTAGATTAACCGCTTATGAACGTTTAAATGTTAGTTTTGAATGGGGTATTCCTTTTGTTGACTTTACTACTATTGGGGATAGTTTACAGGAACAGGGGCTTTATTTCAGCATTCAATATCAAATATTAAAGTTTTAA
- a CDS encoding filamentous hemagglutinin N-terminal domain-containing protein, giving the protein MKLPIKIIGLAIALTFSHLFTGKVQGQIIPDNTVDSVVETEAENSLLITGGAVRGENLFHSFSELNVREIEEVYFANPEAVINIFSRVTGNNPSQILGTLGVRGGANLYLINSNGVIFGPNAFLDVGGSFLATTANRILFADGAEFKTNIGPQETPLLTISVPVGLVFTGNNGPILNRSQLGVPSGEAIALVGGRISMRGSLIITESAQIELGSVERGIVSIEGFTLDYQEVESFGDITLTESSEIFNEGETTGNIQIQGRNISLGSTFISNVTYQRPAGDILVKASNNITLSEVSGIFNEGKATGDIQLEARNIFIADSQIGTLTERGPVGDIMLTASNAIKISGYIGDGIISGIVGTLGEKVSRDNGVIRVEAKTLSLTDGSQILGDNYSDRPGLDVIINIDNSINILGNSSDNFLPSAIFSASNSNGDAGNLTINTGRLNLKDGANVSSSTFAGTGKAGDLTINATEAIKLTGSNINDLGEEVLTGIFAQVEVDSNGDAGNLTIRTNQLTLETGAQISTSTKNQGQGGDIVIEAGEFVHLRGTSPNADLVLGQSGIFVSAEKSEREGREILLSTGDGGNLFLKTGELTITEGAKISADTFGLGKGGDIQLEVDNLIISEGGSLRAGSFVEENSVTPGSDRGDGGTITIKATELVRVTRSGTSGEINPISIDSNITSESQGTGNAGSIEIISPRVFVDNNGQVSVSNSGEGEGGNLAITSNSVELSQGLISAETGGNQGGNVTLQVADTLSMERESQITATAGVETGSGDGGNITIDTDFLVAIPQENNDIVANASLGRGGNIQITAEGILGITPRPELTPLSDITASSEFGIDGTISINTPDTDPTTAAIELSDQVIDIEWLRAQNPCSVEDDSIARGSSFVITGRGGLPPSSQDAIPGKQRIVGWQSPVILKSRENEETPTPVQANGWIVTPDGTIHLTQNDVCSPPSP; this is encoded by the coding sequence ATGAAGTTACCAATTAAGATTATAGGATTAGCGATCGCCCTCACTTTCTCCCACTTATTCACAGGAAAAGTTCAGGGACAAATCATTCCCGATAATACCGTTGATTCAGTAGTAGAGACAGAAGCAGAGAATAGCTTGCTGATTACAGGAGGTGCTGTCAGAGGGGAAAATCTGTTTCATAGCTTTTCAGAATTAAACGTTAGAGAAATAGAAGAGGTATATTTTGCCAATCCCGAAGCAGTAATCAATATTTTTAGTCGAGTGACAGGAAATAACCCATCTCAAATACTGGGAACTTTGGGAGTCAGAGGAGGAGCGAATTTATATCTAATTAACTCTAACGGGGTTATATTCGGTCCTAATGCTTTTCTCGACGTGGGTGGATCCTTTCTCGCAACTACAGCTAATAGAATTTTATTCGCTGATGGTGCAGAATTTAAGACAAATATTGGACCACAAGAGACACCCTTACTGACAATTAGTGTCCCAGTGGGTTTGGTTTTTACGGGTAACAATGGTCCCATTCTCAATAGGTCCCAACTTGGGGTACCATCTGGTGAAGCGATCGCCTTAGTTGGAGGTAGAATCTCCATGAGGGGGAGTCTTATTATTACCGAATCAGCACAGATTGAGTTGGGAAGCGTTGAGCGGGGTATAGTTAGTATAGAAGGTTTTACCCTAGACTATCAGGAAGTAGAGAGTTTTGGTGATATTACCCTGACTGAGTCTTCCGAGATTTTCAATGAGGGTGAAACCACGGGAAATATACAGATTCAGGGAAGAAATATCTCCCTTGGGTCAACTTTTATTAGTAATGTTACTTATCAACGTCCTGCAGGTGATATTCTCGTCAAAGCTAGTAACAATATCACCCTAAGCGAGGTGTCGGGTATTTTTAATGAAGGAAAAGCTACGGGAGATATACAACTAGAAGCAAGAAATATATTCATCGCAGATAGTCAAATCGGGACTCTGACGGAGAGGGGTCCCGTGGGTGATATTATGCTCACAGCTAGTAACGCGATCAAAATCTCAGGATACATTGGTGACGGTATCATCAGCGGTATTGTAGGGACTCTTGGCGAAAAAGTATCGAGAGACAATGGAGTTATTAGAGTAGAAGCCAAAACCCTATCCCTAACCGATGGAAGTCAGATTCTGGGGGATAACTATAGCGATCGCCCAGGTTTAGATGTAATTATCAATATCGATAACTCTATTAATATTCTAGGTAATAGTTCTGATAATTTTTTACCCAGCGCTATTTTTTCGGCTTCAAACAGTAACGGAGATGCAGGTAATCTTACCATTAATACCGGAAGATTAAATCTAAAAGATGGAGCTAATGTATCTTCTTCTACCTTCGCGGGGACAGGAAAAGCAGGGGATTTAACGATCAATGCGACAGAAGCGATTAAGTTGACAGGATCTAACATCAACGACTTGGGGGAGGAAGTACTGACAGGAATCTTCGCTCAAGTAGAGGTAGACTCAAATGGTGATGCGGGTAACTTAACGATTCGCACTAATCAATTAACCCTAGAAACTGGTGCGCAAATCTCTACCAGTACCAAAAATCAAGGACAGGGTGGAGATATAGTGATAGAAGCGGGGGAATTTGTACATCTACGGGGTACATCTCCCAACGCAGATCTAGTCCTGGGACAGAGTGGTATATTTGTCTCCGCTGAAAAGTCTGAAAGAGAAGGTAGAGAAATTCTACTCTCTACTGGGGATGGAGGCAATCTTTTCCTGAAAACTGGCGAATTAACTATCACAGAGGGTGCAAAAATTTCCGCGGATACCTTTGGTTTGGGTAAAGGAGGAGATATACAGCTAGAGGTAGATAACCTAATTATCTCTGAAGGCGGTTCTCTCAGAGCGGGGTCTTTTGTAGAAGAGAATTCCGTGACACCAGGTAGCGATCGCGGTGATGGAGGTACAATCACCATTAAAGCTACAGAATTAGTCAGAGTAACCAGAAGTGGAACCAGCGGAGAGATTAACCCCATATCCATTGATAGTAATATCACTAGCGAGTCTCAAGGAACTGGAAACGCAGGAAGTATAGAAATTATCAGTCCGAGGGTATTTGTAGATAATAACGGACAAGTGAGTGTCAGTAATTCTGGAGAAGGAGAAGGGGGTAATTTAGCGATTACCAGCAACTCTGTTGAATTGAGTCAGGGTTTAATTTCCGCAGAAACTGGTGGTAACCAAGGGGGTAACGTGACTCTACAGGTAGCAGATACCCTCTCAATGGAAAGAGAAAGTCAAATTACCGCAACCGCAGGAGTAGAAACAGGAAGCGGAGATGGGGGAAATATCACCATAGATACGGACTTTTTGGTAGCGATTCCCCAAGAAAATAACGACATTGTCGCTAACGCTTCTTTAGGAAGGGGTGGGAATATTCAAATCACCGCTGAAGGGATTTTGGGAATAACTCCTAGACCAGAATTAACCCCATTGAGTGATATTACTGCTTCTTCTGAGTTTGGTATAGACGGAACGATCTCGATTAATACTCCCGATACAGATCCAACCACCGCAGCGATCGAACTTTCTGACCAAGTTATCGATATAGAATGGCTGAGGGCGCAAAATCCCTGTAGTGTAGAGGATGATAGCATCGCCCGAGGTAGTTCTTTTGTGATTACTGGTAGAGGTGGTTTACCCCCAAGTTCCCAAGACGCTATTCCAGGTAAACAGAGAATAGTGGGTTGGCAATCTCCCGTAATTCTTAAATCTAGAGAAAATGAGGAAACACCTACCCCCGTACAAGCTAACGGTTGGATCGTTACTCCCGATGGTACTATTCATCTTACTCAGAATGATGTCTGTTCACCACCCTCTCCTTAA
- a CDS encoding Uma2 family endonuclease produces MASSLKLTDEQFEKIASANRELRLELTAKRELIIMPPTGGETGNRNFELYLDLGNWNRQTQLGKAFDSSTGFTLPNGAKRSPDVSWITQVKWESLTTEQRKKFLPLCPDFVIELVSESDEPEATREKMKEYLDNGLRLGWLIIPKTQVVEIYRYHQDLEVVKAPSYLSGEKVLPQLVVNLVPIWET; encoded by the coding sequence ATGGCAAGTAGTCTAAAACTCACCGATGAACAGTTTGAAAAAATAGCCTCAGCAAACCGTGAATTGCGTTTAGAATTAACTGCCAAGAGAGAACTGATCATTATGCCACCCACTGGAGGAGAAACGGGTAATCGTAACTTTGAGTTATATTTAGATTTGGGTAATTGGAATCGCCAAACTCAGTTAGGAAAAGCTTTTGATTCTTCTACAGGATTTACACTTCCCAATGGCGCTAAACGTTCCCCTGATGTCAGTTGGATTACTCAAGTCAAATGGGAATCTCTAACAACAGAACAAAGGAAAAAATTTTTACCTCTATGTCCTGATTTTGTTATCGAGTTAGTATCAGAGAGCGATGAGCCAGAAGCTACTCGCGAGAAAATGAAAGAATATCTAGATAATGGCTTACGTCTGGGCTGGCTAATTATCCCTAAAACGCAAGTGGTAGAAATTTATCGTTACCATCAAGATCTCGAAGTTGTTAAAGCGCCCAGTTATCTCTCGGGTGAGAAGGTTTTACCCCAATTGGTGGTTAATTTGGTTCCAATTTGGGAGACATGA
- a CDS encoding inositol monophosphatase family protein has product MYLAQFWTEVLAFSQETTKIVGDRLLTDFGKLTPQRKADGTLVTQADCWADLTIREAIAAEFPTHGVLTEETEHVFPEQDWCWIVDPIDGTTNFTRGIPIWGISLGLLYQGTPVFGFVYFPQIQQTFHGYWYGESGLTGPTGAYLNNEPIHTSDDSPSHNHLFNLCARSTFLLKNPFPCKIRLIGVASYNILLVAAGVALGGVEATPKIWDIAGAWVILQAAGGCFLSLNPDPIFPLTVGKNYKNTSFPCLSASNQELVSVFKPLVVELTLI; this is encoded by the coding sequence ATGTACTTAGCACAATTTTGGACGGAAGTCCTCGCTTTTTCCCAGGAGACGACTAAAATCGTGGGCGATCGCTTATTAACTGATTTCGGTAAATTAACCCCCCAACGTAAAGCCGATGGAACTTTAGTCACCCAAGCCGACTGCTGGGCGGATCTAACCATTAGAGAGGCGATCGCCGCTGAATTTCCCACTCACGGCGTTTTAACCGAAGAAACCGAGCATGTATTTCCAGAACAAGATTGGTGTTGGATTGTAGATCCCATCGACGGAACGACCAATTTCACCCGAGGTATCCCCATTTGGGGTATTTCTCTGGGATTACTCTATCAAGGTACCCCCGTGTTTGGCTTTGTCTATTTCCCTCAAATTCAACAAACTTTTCACGGCTATTGGTATGGCGAATCTGGATTAACTGGACCAACGGGCGCATACTTAAATAACGAACCAATTCACACTAGCGATGATTCTCCCAGTCACAATCACCTCTTTAACCTCTGTGCGCGCAGTACCTTTTTACTGAAAAATCCCTTTCCCTGTAAAATTCGTCTGATTGGAGTAGCCAGTTATAATATCCTGCTAGTAGCTGCAGGTGTCGCCCTCGGAGGTGTAGAAGCCACCCCTAAGATTTGGGATATCGCTGGTGCTTGGGTAATTCTTCAAGCCGCAGGGGGTTGTTTCCTTTCTTTAAACCCTGACCCAATTTTTCCTTTAACTGTGGGTAAAAACTATAAAAATACTTCTTTTCCTTGTTTAAGCGCGAGTAATCAAGAGTTAGTCTCTGTATTTAAGCCTTTGGTTGTCGAATTAACCCTTATCTAA